The genomic interval AAGCTGCGGGGCAGTGGGTGGAAGCGGTTGGTGCATCTGTTGGTTTGGATTCAGAGGGTGGAAAAGAAGCGATCGTTGGACTAGGCTATGGAATTGCGGGATTAATTCTCCTGTTTTTGAACACCAACGAAGCGGCCCTCGATCCCCATCGAGAACATCCCCATGTCTGGCAAGACATTCAAGATGGGGTGAGGTATCTGGGCAAAAACGACCGTGTGCGAGCTGCGCTGATTCAGTTGGTGATGCTGTTCTCTGTCTTTGCTGCCCTAGCCGTACTGGCTGTACGACTGGCGGAAGTGATCCCCACGATTGAATCAGATCAATTTGGTTTCCTGTTGGCAGCCGGCGGCGTTGGTTTGGCCATGGGTGCAACGGGTATTGGCCAATTTGGACAATCCATGCCCCGTGCGCGCCTGAGTTTGTATGGGTCTCTCGGAATGGCGATCGCCCTCTGTACCCTTGCCTTGTTCACCCAACAACTGTTGCCAACGTTGATCATTATTGGACTACTGGGTATGTTTGCTGCCATCATTGCAGTACCCATGCAAACCACCATTCAAGCTGAAACTCCAGAAGCCATGAGAGGTAAAGTTTTCGGCTTACAAAACAATGCCGTTAACATTGCTCTAAGCTTGCCCTTAGCCCTAGCCAGCGTAGCGGAAAGCTATCTTGGCCTGCAAACGGTCTTTATTGGGTTGGGCGGGATGGTTGCCATGGGAGGTGTCTTAACCTGGTATATTTCCCGTAAGGGATCAATAAAAACCAGCTCTTAAATAGCTTTT from Candidatus Obscuribacterales bacterium carries:
- a CDS encoding MFS transporter, whose product is MKRSPPSEFDYPVFHSSRLEPDGGDAWNVAPESAISPERSPTIRPSDSASHHDPAPMPSSTPSLPEQDSGFWPVLKNRNFLLMWIGQVFSQLADKVYLVLMISIIANHFQTPGQSISGWVSAIMIAFTIPAILFGSIAGVFVDRWSKKVILTSSNLLRAGLVFLLPIFLVIFDPWVEISQIPAGFAVLLVVTFCISTLTQFFSPAEQATLPLIVPSRHLLSANSLYTTTMMASVIVGFAVGEPLLEAAGQWVEAVGASVGLDSEGGKEAIVGLGYGIAGLILLFLNTNEAALDPHREHPHVWQDIQDGVRYLGKNDRVRAALIQLVMLFSVFAALAVLAVRLAEVIPTIESDQFGFLLAAGGVGLAMGATGIGQFGQSMPRARLSLYGSLGMAIALCTLALFTQQLLPTLIIIGLLGMFAAIIAVPMQTTIQAETPEAMRGKVFGLQNNAVNIALSLPLALASVAESYLGLQTVFIGLGGMVAMGGVLTWYISRKGSIKTSS